In a genomic window of Pseudoliparis swirei isolate HS2019 ecotype Mariana Trench chromosome 20, NWPU_hadal_v1, whole genome shotgun sequence:
- the srprb gene encoding signal recognition particle receptor subunit beta, with translation MEAGNTGGNMGGKADMEMPENPFEPYIESLRQQLEDQDPVFLIGVIVALAAVVITCVFLKYFLSSKTVRSAVLLVGLCDAGKTLLFSRLLSGKFKRTQTSITDSSAPYRAKNERGSTWTLIDLPGHDSLRSQYLEKFKSSARAIVFVVDAAVFQKEVRDVAEFLYILLTDAVISRNAPALLIACNKQDITMAKSAKLIQQQLEKELNTLRVTLSAALSSQDGAVGSSVHLGKKGKDFEFSHLPLKVEFLECSARGSKGEEGDSDMESLEKSLAKL, from the exons ATGGAGGCAGGCAACACTGGTGGCAACATGGGGGGGAAAGCAGACATGGAAATGCCAGAAAACCCATTCGAGCCGTACATTGAATCCCTGcgacagcagctggaggaccaggaccccGTGTTTCTGATCGGAGTCATCGTCGCTCTGGCGGCCGTTGTCATCACCTGTG TGTTTCTGAAGTACTTTCTCTCCAGTAAAACTGTCCGGAGTGCAGTCCTGCTGGTCGGGCTGTGCGACGCTGGGAAAACCCTCCTGTTCAGCCGG CTGTTGTCGGGAAAGTTCAAGCGGACACAGACCTCCATCACTGACAGCAGCGCTCCATACAGAGCTAAGAACGAAAGG GGAAGCACCTGGACGCTCATTGACCTGCCTGGACACGACAGTCTTCGCTCGCAGTACCTGGAGAAGTTCAAATCTTCAGCCAG AGCGATTGTGTTCGTCGTGGACGCTGCTGTCTTCCAGAAGGAGGTGCGGGACGTGGCTGAGTTCCTGTACATCTTATTGACGGACGCCGTGATCTCCAGGAATGCTCCAGCTCTCCTGATAGCATGCAACAAACAAG ACATCACCATGGCCAAATCAGCTAAACTGATACAACAGCAGCTGGAAAAGGAATT GAACACCTTGCGAGTGACGCTCTCTGCAGCCCTGAGCTCTCAGGACGGCGCTGTGGGCAGCAGCGTGCATCTGGGGAAAAAAGGCAAAGACTTTGAGTTCAGCCATCTGCCCCTGAAGGTGGAGTTCTTGGAGTGCAGCGCCCGCGGCAGCAAGGGAGAAGAGGGGGATTCAGACATGGAGAGTCTGGAGAAGAGTCTGGCTAAACTGTAA
- the wdr53 gene encoding WD repeat-containing protein 53 isoform X2 has protein sequence MARRWSEGHSTSILCVGASSGPESLLASGSEGGEVTVWSQEGAVIGRLTLSGEEDSTSVVFSPAAPIQLFVSHGDAVSVLDPRNLKGPVEKFQGAGEDEINALALNDTGSVLAVADDSGAVRVLELPGGKVCRTLRRHTNICSSVAFRPHRPNNLVSAALDMHVMLWGLQKTRPLWTLNLQDVAEEEDDHQQRPGQLFNPPLAHCVSVASCGNIIGCAAEDGRVHLMRIGSGSKLEQLGAVKAHSQGASQAHFVSFLSHPHWLVTGGNDGQVALWDLSKHPVVCPDAKAKTRVTAAPRRKWKSKAKRKGQCQDKATKVEMENEAATSAEVAEEKSGPKLSISHGDKVNWLCPAVLKGEPSVVVADQSSCLTVYSLSQ, from the exons ATGGCCAGGCGGTGGTCCGAGGGCCACTCCACGTCCATCCTGTGTGTCGGGGCGTCTTCGGGCCCCGAGAGCCTCCTCGCTTCAGGCTCTGAGGGCGGAGAGGTCACAGTGTGGAGCCAGGAGGGGGCCGTCATAGGCCGCCTCACTCTCTCTGGTGAAGAGGACAGCACGAGTGTCGTGTTTTCACCAGCAGCTCCGATCCAGCTGTTTGTGTCACATGGAGATGCAGTGAGCGTCCTTGACCCCCGAAACCTGAAGGGCCCGGTGGAGAAGTTTCAGGGTGCAGGGGAGGATGAGATTAACGCGTTGGCGCTAAACGACACGGGTTCAGTCCTGGCGGTGGCCGATGACTCCGGGGCAGTCCGGGTCCTGGAGCTCCCTGGGGGGAAGGTATGCAGGACTCTtcgcagacacacaaacatctgcTCCTCCGTGGCTTTTCGACCTCACAGACCAAATAACCTGGTGTCTGCTGCACTAGACATGCAT GTGATGCTGTGGGGTCTGCAGAAGACCCGGCCTCTTTGGACCCTCAACCTCCAGGATGTggcagaggaagaagacgacCATCAGCAGCGTCCCGGTCAGCTTTTCAACCCCCCACTGGCCCACTGCGTGTCCGTGGCAAGTTGTGGAAACATTATAGGTTGTGCAGCAGAGGACGGGCGGGTGCATCTGATGCGGATCGGCAGCGGCTCTAAACTGGAGCAGCTGGGAGCAGTCAAGGCCCACAGCCAGGGGGCCTCACAAGCCCACTTTGTTAGTTTCCTTTCCCACCCTCACTGGCTCGTCACTGGGGGGAATGACGGCCAGGTCGCCCTGTGGGACCTCAGTAAGCACCCCGTGGTGTGTCCAGACGCGAAGGCCAAAACTCGAGTGACAGCGGCCCCACGCAGGAAGTGGAAGAGCAAGGCAAAGAGGAAAGGGCAATGCCAGGATAAAGCAACAAAGGTTGAAATGGAGAATGAAGCGGCAACAAGTGCAGAGGTGGCAGAGGAGAAGTCTGGGCCCAAACTGAGCATCAGTCATGGGGATAAAGTGAACTGGTTGTGCCCTGCTGTGCTGAAAGGAGAACCCAGTGTGGTGGTTGCAGATCAGAGCTCCTGTTTGACAGTTTACTCTCTGTCTCAATAG
- the wdr53 gene encoding WD repeat-containing protein 53 isoform X1 → MLTDGVSMARRWSEGHSTSILCVGASSGPESLLASGSEGGEVTVWSQEGAVIGRLTLSGEEDSTSVVFSPAAPIQLFVSHGDAVSVLDPRNLKGPVEKFQGAGEDEINALALNDTGSVLAVADDSGAVRVLELPGGKVCRTLRRHTNICSSVAFRPHRPNNLVSAALDMHVMLWGLQKTRPLWTLNLQDVAEEEDDHQQRPGQLFNPPLAHCVSVASCGNIIGCAAEDGRVHLMRIGSGSKLEQLGAVKAHSQGASQAHFVSFLSHPHWLVTGGNDGQVALWDLSKHPVVCPDAKAKTRVTAAPRRKWKSKAKRKGQCQDKATKVEMENEAATSAEVAEEKSGPKLSISHGDKVNWLCPAVLKGEPSVVVADQSSCLTVYSLSQ, encoded by the exons ATGCTAACAG ACGGGGTCAGCATGGCCAGGCGGTGGTCCGAGGGCCACTCCACGTCCATCCTGTGTGTCGGGGCGTCTTCGGGCCCCGAGAGCCTCCTCGCTTCAGGCTCTGAGGGCGGAGAGGTCACAGTGTGGAGCCAGGAGGGGGCCGTCATAGGCCGCCTCACTCTCTCTGGTGAAGAGGACAGCACGAGTGTCGTGTTTTCACCAGCAGCTCCGATCCAGCTGTTTGTGTCACATGGAGATGCAGTGAGCGTCCTTGACCCCCGAAACCTGAAGGGCCCGGTGGAGAAGTTTCAGGGTGCAGGGGAGGATGAGATTAACGCGTTGGCGCTAAACGACACGGGTTCAGTCCTGGCGGTGGCCGATGACTCCGGGGCAGTCCGGGTCCTGGAGCTCCCTGGGGGGAAGGTATGCAGGACTCTtcgcagacacacaaacatctgcTCCTCCGTGGCTTTTCGACCTCACAGACCAAATAACCTGGTGTCTGCTGCACTAGACATGCAT GTGATGCTGTGGGGTCTGCAGAAGACCCGGCCTCTTTGGACCCTCAACCTCCAGGATGTggcagaggaagaagacgacCATCAGCAGCGTCCCGGTCAGCTTTTCAACCCCCCACTGGCCCACTGCGTGTCCGTGGCAAGTTGTGGAAACATTATAGGTTGTGCAGCAGAGGACGGGCGGGTGCATCTGATGCGGATCGGCAGCGGCTCTAAACTGGAGCAGCTGGGAGCAGTCAAGGCCCACAGCCAGGGGGCCTCACAAGCCCACTTTGTTAGTTTCCTTTCCCACCCTCACTGGCTCGTCACTGGGGGGAATGACGGCCAGGTCGCCCTGTGGGACCTCAGTAAGCACCCCGTGGTGTGTCCAGACGCGAAGGCCAAAACTCGAGTGACAGCGGCCCCACGCAGGAAGTGGAAGAGCAAGGCAAAGAGGAAAGGGCAATGCCAGGATAAAGCAACAAAGGTTGAAATGGAGAATGAAGCGGCAACAAGTGCAGAGGTGGCAGAGGAGAAGTCTGGGCCCAAACTGAGCATCAGTCATGGGGATAAAGTGAACTGGTTGTGCCCTGCTGTGCTGAAAGGAGAACCCAGTGTGGTGGTTGCAGATCAGAGCTCCTGTTTGACAGTTTACTCTCTGTCTCAATAG
- the neu4 gene encoding LOW QUALITY PROTEIN: sialidase-4 (The sequence of the model RefSeq protein was modified relative to this genomic sequence to represent the inferred CDS: substituted 1 base at 1 genomic stop codon), protein MRSPYFPARSVLFHKEPNGVTYRVPALLFLSRSRCFLAFCEERLSPADSQAHLLVMRRGTFYRNYVEWEDMRVLGAAFLPGHRSMNPCPVYDEFTDTLFLFFIAVLGHTSESYQLATGNNVTRLCYICSTDDGVTWTPVTDLTTKVIGDTIKEWATFALGPGHGLQLKSGRLLVPAYAYHIECKECFGKLCQTTPHAFCFYSDTHGRTWRFGEAVPVPDSVECQMVSVDEEDGTNVLYCNARSPLGYRVQALSLDSGVVFQEGQLVQRLVEPGNGCHGSIVGFPAPLHLCHSLDNHLDQPTRHSRHWTSCMTDSDPTTSTCSPTPTRPYFLTPTWVVYSHPTWATGRRDLGVFLSPFPRDPGDNXIELNWRGPWVIYEGPSAYSDLAYLELPSSLGGPPAVAFACLFECGSKTAYDEICFSMFSLYELIDHLPRGAQPGRHNRDGKRQPAQGSETDRTSGRDGHRTAASHQVPRVKKRRKKSKFTEICSVS, encoded by the exons ATGAGGTCGCCCTATTTCCCAGCGAGGTCGGTGCTTTTTCACAAGGAGCCCAACGGAGTGACGTACAGAGTCCCGGCGCTGCTGTTCCTGTCCCGCTCCAGGTGCTTCCTGGCCTTCTGTGAGGAGAGACTCAGCCCGGCCGACTCTCAGGCTCACCTGCTGGTCATGAGGAGAGGCACTTTCTACAGGAACTACGTGGAG TGGGAGGACATGCGCGTCCTTGGCGCTGCCTTCCTGCCGGGCCACCGCTCCATGAACCCGTGCCCGGTGTATGACGAGTTCACAGACactctcttcttgttcttcatcGCTGTCCTCGGCCACACCTCGGAGTCCTATCAGCTGGCGACGGGGAACAACGTGACCCGCCTCTGCTACATCTGCAGCACTGATGACGGAGTCACCTGGACTCCTGTGACCGACCTAACCACGAAGGTCATCGGAGATAcaatcaaag AATGGGCCACCTTCGCTCTCGGCCCGGGTCACGGCCTCCAGCTGAAGTCCGGCCGCCTGCTGGTTCCTGCCTACGCGTACCACATCGAGTGCAAAGAGTGCTTCGGAAAGCTCTGCCAGACCACTCCCCACGCCTTCTGCTTCTACAGCGACACCCACGGGCGAACCTGGCGTTTCGGGGAGGCGGTGCCCGTGCCGGACAGCGTGGAGTGTCAGATGGTGTCCGTGGATGAAGAGGACGGGACGAATGTGCTCTACTGCAACGCACGCAGCCCTCTGGGATACAGGGTGCAGGCCCTCAGCCTGGACAGCGGAGTGGTGTTTCAGGAGGGGCAGCTGGTGCAGCGGCTGGTGGAGCCTGGCAATGGTTGCCATGGTAGCATTGTGGGATTTCCTGCCCCGCTACATTTATGTCATTCTCTTGACAACCACTTGGATCAACCGACGCGTCACTCCAGACACTGGACGTCCTGCATGACTGACTCAGATCCCACCACCTCAACCTGCTCCCCGACACCCACTCGTCCATATTTCCTCACCCCCACCTGGGTGGTTTACTCCCACCCAACATGGGCAACTGGACGCAGGGACctgggtgtgttcctcagcccGTTCCCCCGCgatccagg AgacaactgaattgaattgaattggcgTGGCCCCTGGGTGATCTACGAGGGCCCCAGCGCCTACTCTGACCTCGCTTATCTGGAGCTGCCCTCTTCTCTCGGCGGGCCGCCCGCCGTGGCCTTCGCCTGCCTGTTTGAGTGCGGCAGCAAAACGGCCTACGATGAGATATGCTTCAGCATGTTCAGCCTCTACGAGCTCATTGACCATCTGCCCCGGGGCGCACAGCCGGGACGTCACAATCGTGATGGTAAACGGCAGCCGGCTCAGGGCTCGGAGACGGACCGTACGAGTGGACGCGACGGTCACAGAACGGCAGCTTCCCATCAGGTGCCAcgtgtgaagaagaggaggaagaagagcaagTTTACTGAGATATGCTCCGTGTCCTAA